The genomic stretch CTGGGACTGAATTATCCCAACACGGCCGATCTGCTCTCCATTGATCATTCCAGTGATCCGGGAGGGGATATCTATATTCATGGCAGCTGCGTGTCGCGTGGATGCATTCCACTTACCGATAGCCAGATCGAGGAATTATATCTACTGGCTTTGTACGCCCATAGTGCTGGACAGGATTTTATACCGGTGCACATTTTTCCGATTCGTTTCGGTAACCCGGCTTCCGAGGAGTTTTTATCACATTTTACCGGCATTAACCCCGGGGCAGAAAAATTATGGTCCACCCTTCGTGAGGCCTATACCTATTTTAATGAAACCCATCAATTACCTATTATCATGACCGACGCATCCGGACAATATGTAATGGCACTTCCGCCGCATAAACACCAGCCCGAATTAAGCCAAATTACCAGCAGCAGGGGATAAACCCAACCATAAAGAAACAAGTAGGCATGCAATTAGATTTTTTGGGTAAAAATTACTTATTTAACATAATATAAATTATAGGACAAACTATTACACATTTTTCATCGCATTCAAAGCAAAGAATATGAGGCTTTTGATAAAGAAATTTCTTCCTGCTCAATGTGCTTAATCGTTTATCTTTGGCCTTTATTTCAAAATAGCCATGAATTTTCTTTCGCGTGTATTGCTTTATTCCGCTGCTTGTATGGTGATTGGCGGAACGACTCATGCCAGCTTCGCCCAGTCTTTTACCAGCCATCCGCCACATGGATGGCAGCTGATGGATTTTGCTACGGATAGTGTGTATGGGGCAGCCGTAAACAAAGCTTATCAGGAATTGCTGAAAGGCAAAAAAAGTCATCCCGTGATTGTGGCCGTCATCGATGGCGGCCTGGATACTGCACAGGAAGATTTGCGGGGACATATCTGGATCAATCCGGGAGAAATTCCCAACAATGGTATTGATGATGATCACAACGGATACGTGGATGATGTGCACGGATGGAATTTTATTGGCGGTAAAAACGGTAAAAACATCATCAACGAAAGCAGCGAAGCCGATCGGGAATACTATCGGCTGGCCCAGGTGTTTGGAAATATGCACGACAGCAGCCAGGTAAAGAAAAAACAACGTGCAGAATATCGCTACTGGCTGAAACTAAAAGCCAAAAGGCAGGCCGATTCAGCCGATAATGCAGAAACCTATGAGAATCTATCCCGTGTATTGGCTGTATTCCATCAGGTTGATAGCATCCTGCAACATGCGCTTCATCGTGATACAATTACGGAGCAGAACCTGACCGGCTTTGAACCACAGGATTCAGCTGCTGCATGGGCATTGAATATTGCCTACCGGATTTTCGACCGTATTGGCAGTGATGAATCGCTTGAATCGTACATTGCCGAAGGTGATGATTATCTCAGCCAAACCAAACAAAAACTCGATGCCCTGCATGAGGATCCAAATGCCCGCCGCAGGGAAATCGTAGGCGATAATCCTTTTGATATTCACGATCGCAATTACGGAAACAACAATGTAGCTGCCGGGAATCCCATGCATGGTACCCATGTGGCGGGTATCATCGCCGCTACACGCGGTAATGGCATTGGTATAGACGGCATTGCCGACAATGTGATTATCATGCCCATCCGCGTGGTTCCCGACGGTGATGAACGCGATAAAGATGTGGCCCTGGGCATTCGTTATGCCGTTGACAACGGAGCACAGATTATCAACATGAGTTTTGGTAAGCCATATTCACCCCAGAAAAAATGGGTGGATAAAGCCGTGAAATATGCCGAACGAAAGGGCGTACTCCTGGTGCATGCTGCCGGCAATGAAAGCAGTGATGATGATACGGTGCCCAATTATCCCAATGCCGATTTTCTACATAGCCACCGGAGAGCCTGGAATTTCATCAATGTGGGCGCCAGCACCGCCGGACCGGATAGCCTGATTGTAGCCAGTTTTTCCAACTACGGGAAAAAAGAAGTGGATCTGTTTGCCCCAGGTGAAGATATTTATTCTACAGTAAC from Thermoflavifilum aggregans encodes the following:
- a CDS encoding L,D-transpeptidase family protein, with amino-acid sequence MKRWMKAWLVWIFIGYAAPVWAQQNFLQQQLQYATVQMAYRNKDSLLKAEFAAKGLNWPPRYLYIRSFKYDSQLEVWVKSNPEDTFRLFKVYRICALSGTMGPKRMQGDYQVPEGFYYINHFNPKSSYHLSLGLNYPNTADLLSIDHSSDPGGDIYIHGSCVSRGCIPLTDSQIEELYLLALYAHSAGQDFIPVHIFPIRFGNPASEEFLSHFTGINPGAEKLWSTLREAYTYFNETHQLPIIMTDASGQYVMALPPHKHQPELSQITSSRG
- a CDS encoding S8 family peptidase, yielding MNFLSRVLLYSAACMVIGGTTHASFAQSFTSHPPHGWQLMDFATDSVYGAAVNKAYQELLKGKKSHPVIVAVIDGGLDTAQEDLRGHIWINPGEIPNNGIDDDHNGYVDDVHGWNFIGGKNGKNIINESSEADREYYRLAQVFGNMHDSSQVKKKQRAEYRYWLKLKAKRQADSADNAETYENLSRVLAVFHQVDSILQHALHRDTITEQNLTGFEPQDSAAAWALNIAYRIFDRIGSDESLESYIAEGDDYLSQTKQKLDALHEDPNARRREIVGDNPFDIHDRNYGNNNVAAGNPMHGTHVAGIIAATRGNGIGIDGIADNVIIMPIRVVPDGDERDKDVALGIRYAVDNGAQIINMSFGKPYSPQKKWVDKAVKYAERKGVLLVHAAGNESSDDDTVPNYPNADFLHSHRRAWNFINVGASTAGPDSLIVASFSNYGKKEVDLFAPGEDIYSTVTHNQYASYSGTSMASPMVAGVAALILEYYPHLTARQLKYVIEHSVTTLPGNSVYIPGTDRKALFSDLSKTGGLLNAYQALKLAATLHGKRKITKKEEKRMQQIVDMIKGQQGRSPDDANPSE